Proteins encoded together in one Marispirochaeta sp. window:
- a CDS encoding FGGY family carbohydrate kinase: MAPSRSHLAVDIGTSSLKAALLDEQGTPLSSTKVSFTGMPGADMEAWNPSVWDAAFQKALASLADTSSVSSVTVSGNGPTLIPLSKDGHPSGKALLWLQRRTPAATPPDSSSYFLPSAAWFRENYPGLFRKTAVFTTCPGYLSFRLTGVTTGASPGREFSRFMWDPRSDRCLGFRSVSVPGALFNRQQNRRDKRRGGRKLWSAGRDSRLCRRAGLHDGDHRVRCCSPRSQL, encoded by the coding sequence ATGGCGCCTTCCCGCAGTCACCTTGCTGTCGATATAGGAACCAGCTCTCTCAAGGCCGCTCTGCTTGATGAGCAGGGAACCCCGCTCTCCAGCACAAAAGTCTCCTTTACCGGAATGCCCGGTGCCGACATGGAGGCATGGAACCCCTCTGTCTGGGACGCAGCCTTTCAAAAAGCCCTTGCTTCCTTAGCGGATACATCCTCTGTTTCATCTGTAACCGTCTCTGGTAACGGCCCTACTCTGATACCCTTGAGCAAAGACGGACACCCTTCAGGGAAGGCTCTTCTCTGGCTGCAGAGAAGGACTCCGGCTGCGACACCTCCTGATTCTTCTTCATACTTTCTGCCCTCAGCTGCCTGGTTTCGCGAAAACTATCCCGGTTTGTTCCGGAAGACGGCGGTATTTACTACCTGTCCCGGTTATTTGAGTTTCCGCCTGACCGGTGTGACGACCGGAGCGAGCCCCGGAAGAGAGTTCTCCCGTTTTATGTGGGACCCCCGGTCAGATCGCTGCCTGGGTTTTCGATCCGTCTCTGTTCCCGGAGCTCTTTTTAACCGGCAGCAGAATCGGCGGGATAAGCGCCGCGGCGGCCGGAAACTTTGGTCTGCCGGAAGGGATTCCCGTCTATGCCGGCGGGCCGGATTACATGATGGCGATCATCGGGTCCGGTGCTGTTCGCCCCGGTCTCAGCTGTGA
- a CDS encoding FGGY-family carbohydrate kinase — MMAIIGSGAVRPGLSCDRAGTSEGINYCSEKSINSPSLRTLPHAVPGLYTVAGILSSTGRVFEWFRRITNQTAREYDDILREIYALPLKARAPRFFPSRHRGPIWDFNQGIFAGLQPEHTHIELGKGVVEAIAFGILDVVETLNGEGCSVSSLRGTGGQYRNLLWNRMKADILGIPLEIPLVIDAELIGNLCAALVGEGRYSGLAEAAEDLVRIEERIEPDMERHAVYRELYGEYRAACALIPETNP, encoded by the coding sequence ATGATGGCGATCATCGGGTCCGGTGCTGTTCGCCCCGGTCTCAGCTGTGACCGGGCGGGGACTTCAGAAGGTATAAACTACTGTTCAGAAAAGAGCATAAATTCCCCCTCCTTGCGGACACTGCCCCATGCAGTACCGGGGCTCTATACGGTTGCCGGTATCCTCTCATCCACCGGAAGGGTCTTTGAGTGGTTTCGTCGTATAACCAACCAGACAGCCCGGGAGTATGATGACATTCTCAGGGAGATTTATGCCCTGCCTTTGAAAGCTCGGGCTCCCCGCTTTTTTCCATCCCGTCACCGCGGACCGATTTGGGATTTTAATCAGGGTATCTTCGCCGGACTGCAGCCCGAGCACACCCATATTGAACTTGGAAAAGGGGTTGTGGAAGCCATCGCCTTCGGGATTCTCGATGTTGTGGAGACGCTGAACGGGGAGGGTTGTTCTGTCAGCTCCCTGCGGGGTACGGGCGGACAGTATCGTAACCTCCTCTGGAACCGCATGAAGGCGGATATTCTGGGTATCCCCCTGGAGATCCCCCTGGTTATAGATGCGGAGCTGATCGGAAATCTCTGTGCTGCCCTGGTTGGTGAGGGGCGCTACAGCGGCCTTGCCGAGGCGGCGGAAGATCTGGTCCGGATCGAAGAGCGTATTGAGCCCGATATGGAACGGCACGCCGTTTATCGGGAGCTGTACGGAGAGTACCGGGCAGCCTGCGCGCTTATTCCCGAAACAAACCCATAA